Proteins encoded within one genomic window of Kibdelosporangium phytohabitans:
- a CDS encoding ABC transporter permease, with amino-acid sequence MRTVVIAVLAALAVGTVLLLATGADPLLAYQAIVSGAFGPDGFADTLAYVVPVAGLATALAIPLRAGMVNLGGDGQLVLGAISAVSVGLGTGSAILALLAGVLAGGAYAALAALCENRFGVPLLISTLLLSYPAISLAGYLVRFPLTDEGSSLPQTSQLPDSARLPELVGIAVVLLVVAVYAVVDARTPAGFETRVTGWNARFAAYAGIDRPRLTVRLLAFSGGTAGLVGATVAMGFPYRFIDGALITPQYTWIGLLAALLARANPLGTLAAAVFFAALTSGGFAMERATQVPRELTAILQAVLILFLAATSGLLRKRGARV; translated from the coding sequence GTGAGAACAGTCGTGATCGCTGTCCTGGCGGCACTGGCCGTCGGCACGGTGTTGCTACTGGCCACGGGCGCGGATCCGCTGCTGGCGTACCAAGCGATCGTCTCGGGCGCGTTCGGTCCGGACGGGTTCGCCGACACGCTGGCCTACGTGGTGCCGGTCGCCGGGCTGGCCACGGCGCTGGCGATCCCGTTGCGTGCGGGCATGGTGAACCTCGGCGGCGACGGCCAGCTGGTGCTCGGCGCGATCAGTGCGGTGTCGGTCGGGCTCGGCACGGGCAGCGCGATCCTGGCTTTGCTGGCCGGTGTGCTCGCCGGAGGCGCGTACGCGGCCCTGGCGGCGTTGTGCGAGAACCGGTTCGGCGTGCCGCTGTTGATCAGTACGTTGCTGCTGAGTTATCCGGCCATCTCCCTGGCCGGCTATCTGGTGCGATTCCCGTTGACGGACGAGGGCTCCAGCCTGCCGCAGACATCGCAGCTGCCGGACAGCGCCCGGCTGCCCGAGCTGGTGGGGATCGCGGTCGTCCTGCTGGTCGTCGCGGTGTACGCGGTGGTCGACGCGCGAACGCCCGCGGGCTTCGAAACACGGGTGACGGGGTGGAACGCGCGGTTCGCCGCGTACGCCGGGATCGACCGGCCGCGCCTGACCGTGCGCTTGCTCGCGTTCTCGGGCGGGACGGCCGGCCTGGTCGGGGCGACGGTGGCGATGGGCTTCCCGTACCGGTTCATCGACGGCGCGTTGATCACCCCGCAGTACACGTGGATCGGCTTGCTCGCCGCGTTGCTGGCGCGGGCGAATCCACTCGGGACACTCGCGGCCGCGGTGTTCTTCGCCGCGCTGACCAGCGGCGGGTTCGCGATGGAACGCGCGACGCAGGTGCCGCGTGAGCTGACCGCGATCCTGCAGGCGGTGCTGATCCTGTTCCTGGCGGCGACTTCGGGGCTGCTGCGCAAGCGAGGTGCCCGTGTTTGA
- a CDS encoding ABC transporter permease yields MFDLSLISSTLTALTPILFAALAGALCQRAGVFNISLEGTLLVGCFAAVAGSWYTGSAWLGVLTAVLASAAYSLILAVGSVTFGGDAIVIGVAANLLAVGLTSFLIRTVFGTEGAFSDPALAGLDPVLGQSLLVYLSWLAVAAFAVLLYRHPWGLRLRGVGERPLAARTLGVSVTKYRYWAIIAGGALCGLGGAQLALGSVTLFAENMTAGRGWIAVVAVMLGRATPIGVLLAALLFGLAEALGFRLQGIGLPQQATDAAPYLVTLVALFLSSRRNRVSVQG; encoded by the coding sequence GTGTTTGACCTGAGCCTGATCTCGTCCACGTTGACGGCGTTGACACCGATCCTCTTCGCGGCGCTGGCGGGTGCGTTGTGCCAGCGCGCCGGGGTCTTCAACATCTCGCTGGAAGGCACGTTGCTGGTCGGGTGCTTCGCCGCGGTCGCGGGCAGCTGGTACACCGGCAGCGCCTGGCTCGGCGTGCTGACAGCGGTCCTGGCTTCGGCGGCGTACTCGCTGATCCTCGCGGTCGGATCGGTGACGTTCGGCGGCGACGCGATCGTCATCGGTGTGGCCGCGAACCTCCTCGCGGTCGGCCTGACGAGCTTCCTGATCCGCACGGTCTTCGGCACCGAAGGGGCGTTCAGTGATCCGGCGTTGGCCGGGCTCGACCCAGTCCTCGGGCAGTCCCTGCTGGTGTACCTGTCATGGCTCGCCGTGGCCGCGTTCGCGGTGTTGCTGTACCGCCACCCGTGGGGATTGCGGCTGCGCGGTGTCGGCGAACGGCCGCTGGCGGCGAGAACCCTCGGCGTGAGCGTCACGAAGTACCGGTATTGGGCGATCATCGCCGGGGGCGCGCTGTGCGGCCTCGGTGGCGCCCAGCTGGCGCTTGGTTCCGTCACCTTGTTCGCCGAGAACATGACAGCCGGACGTGGGTGGATCGCGGTGGTCGCGGTCATGCTCGGCCGCGCGACCCCGATCGGCGTGTTGCTGGCGGCGTTGCTGTTCGGGCTCGCGGAAGCGCTCGGCTTCCGACTGCAGGGCATAGGGTTGCCGCAGCAGGCCACCGACGCGGCGCCCTATCTGGTCACGCTGGTCGCGTTGTTCCTGTCCAGCAGGCGCAACCGGGTCAGCGTCCAGGGATAG
- a CDS encoding BMP family ABC transporter substrate-binding protein, protein MSPRTLLQVGALAAALGLLAGCNAARTPGGAPGPAGGPALVLVTPNPVGVNDFFKLAVRGVEAAAAKHKGGQKVFQSTDPASIQQNLAAAVREKPAVVVAVGFNFADAVAAEAERNPGQKFLFVDSCTAKPFENVTCAVFREYEGSYLAGAEAGLLSKTGKVGAVVALDTPQFRRFSVPFGQGAEKVKPGTTSTPLYIGGSNPFNDPARAKALTATLGGQGVDQVMGAASAAGNPGVFEAAKQGGFFAFGVDVDQCPLSPGQVVDNVVKRTDVVIGDGVDAILSGQSGGTKSYGLKENGISLTGLQPEAASSQCVVKQYPDVIKRVGELRDQIVAGAIAVEDPAKQ, encoded by the coding sequence ATGTCACCGAGAACATTGTTGCAGGTTGGTGCACTTGCCGCGGCTCTGGGGTTGCTCGCCGGGTGCAACGCGGCCAGGACGCCCGGCGGGGCGCCGGGGCCGGCTGGCGGGCCGGCGTTGGTGCTGGTCACGCCGAACCCGGTGGGCGTCAACGACTTCTTCAAGCTGGCCGTGCGCGGGGTCGAGGCCGCGGCGGCCAAGCACAAGGGCGGCCAGAAGGTCTTCCAGAGCACCGATCCCGCGTCGATCCAGCAGAACCTCGCCGCCGCCGTGCGGGAGAAGCCCGCGGTGGTCGTCGCCGTCGGCTTCAACTTCGCGGACGCCGTCGCGGCCGAGGCCGAGCGCAATCCCGGCCAGAAGTTCCTGTTCGTGGACTCGTGCACAGCCAAGCCGTTCGAGAACGTCACCTGCGCGGTGTTCCGCGAGTACGAGGGCAGCTACCTCGCCGGTGCCGAGGCCGGCCTGCTGAGCAAGACCGGGAAAGTCGGTGCGGTGGTCGCGTTGGACACGCCGCAGTTCCGCCGGTTCTCCGTCCCGTTCGGTCAGGGCGCCGAGAAGGTCAAGCCGGGGACAACGTCGACACCGCTGTACATCGGCGGCTCGAACCCGTTCAACGACCCGGCGCGGGCGAAGGCGCTCACGGCGACGCTCGGCGGCCAGGGCGTGGACCAGGTGATGGGTGCCGCCTCGGCGGCAGGCAACCCCGGTGTGTTCGAAGCGGCGAAGCAGGGCGGGTTCTTCGCGTTCGGTGTCGACGTCGACCAGTGCCCGCTGAGCCCCGGCCAGGTCGTGGACAACGTCGTCAAGCGGACCGACGTGGTGATCGGCGACGGCGTCGACGCGATCCTGAGTGGACAGAGCGGCGGCACGAAGTCGTACGGGCTCAAAGAGAATGGCATCTCGCTGACCGGCCTGCAACCCGAAGCGGCATCATCGCAGTGCGTGGTCAAACAGTACCCCGACGTGATCAAGCGGGTCGGCGAGCTGCGTGACCAGATCGTCGCGGGCGCCATCGCAGTCGAAGACCCAGCCAAGCAGTGA
- a CDS encoding ABC transporter ATP-binding protein: MRGIVKRFPGVLANDHVDLDVGAGEVHALMGENGAGKSTLMSILYGLCRPDSGTVALGGEPVGFDSPAQAIEAGVGMVQQEFALFPQLTVAENVVFGREPTRAGLLDRRAAVRVVDELIARHDLRVRPGDRVGDLPVGLRQQVEILKLLYRSADVLILDEPTAVLTPAETERLFGVLRALADEGRTVLFVSHKLHEILAVSDQVTVMRDGKVSAHGPAAEFTPHSLASAMTGREIDLDRVHPPGTPGEPVLELPELTVRAGEIVGIAGVAGNGQNVLVSRITGAAHVPEERGETGSAASASVADNLAVGFHRRGPLLRGGLLRPSEMRKHARAIIERFDVRATERQPMGTLSGGNQQKAILGRELTHDSPLLVVEQPTRGVDVGAIENIHARLVAYRDAGHGILLVSSELSEILALSDRILVMYEGRITAEFSRADADPDRIGLAMAGGVL; this comes from the coding sequence ATGCGGGGAATCGTCAAGCGGTTCCCCGGCGTGCTGGCCAACGACCACGTCGACCTGGACGTCGGCGCGGGGGAGGTCCACGCGCTGATGGGGGAGAACGGCGCGGGCAAGTCGACGCTGATGTCGATCCTCTATGGACTGTGCCGGCCGGACTCCGGCACGGTCGCGCTGGGCGGCGAGCCGGTCGGCTTCGACTCGCCCGCGCAGGCCATCGAAGCGGGCGTCGGCATGGTGCAGCAGGAGTTCGCGCTGTTCCCGCAGCTGACCGTGGCCGAGAACGTCGTGTTCGGGCGTGAGCCGACCCGCGCGGGGCTGCTGGACCGCAGGGCCGCCGTGCGGGTCGTCGACGAGCTGATCGCACGACACGACCTGCGGGTACGACCGGGCGACCGGGTCGGTGACCTGCCGGTCGGCCTGCGTCAGCAGGTGGAGATCCTCAAGCTGCTCTACCGCTCGGCGGACGTGCTGATCCTGGACGAGCCCACAGCGGTGCTCACTCCTGCCGAGACCGAGCGCTTGTTCGGCGTGCTGCGGGCGTTGGCCGACGAAGGCCGAACGGTGCTGTTCGTGTCGCACAAGCTCCACGAAATTCTCGCTGTCAGTGACCAGGTGACCGTGATGCGTGACGGCAAGGTCAGCGCGCACGGCCCGGCAGCCGAGTTCACGCCGCACTCGCTCGCGTCCGCCATGACCGGCCGCGAGATCGACCTCGACCGGGTCCACCCGCCGGGCACCCCGGGCGAACCGGTGCTGGAGCTGCCCGAGCTGACGGTCAGGGCAGGCGAGATCGTGGGCATCGCGGGCGTGGCGGGCAACGGACAGAACGTCCTGGTTTCGCGGATCACCGGGGCCGCGCACGTCCCGGAGGAGCGCGGCGAGACAGGGTCGGCCGCGTCGGCCAGCGTGGCTGACAACCTCGCGGTCGGCTTCCACCGCCGCGGACCACTGCTGCGGGGTGGGCTCCTGCGTCCGTCGGAGATGCGGAAACACGCCCGCGCGATCATCGAGCGGTTCGACGTGCGCGCGACCGAGCGGCAGCCGATGGGCACGCTGTCCGGCGGCAACCAGCAGAAAGCGATCCTCGGCAGGGAACTGACGCACGACTCGCCGCTGCTCGTGGTCGAACAGCCGACCCGGGGCGTGGACGTCGGCGCGATCGAGAACATCCACGCGCGGCTCGTCGCGTATCGCGACGCCGGGCACGGCATCCTGCTGGTCTCGTCGGAGCTGAGCGAGATCCTGGCGTTGTCGGACCGGATCCTGGTGATGTACGAGGGCAGGATCACCGCCGAGTTCAGCCGCGCGGACGCCGACCCGGACCGGATCGGCCTGGCGATGGCGGGTGGTGTGCTGTGA